Within Ovis aries strain OAR_USU_Benz2616 breed Rambouillet chromosome 11, ARS-UI_Ramb_v3.0, whole genome shotgun sequence, the genomic segment TGATTCTGTCAGGTTCCAGTTCCTTGACAACTCCCAACTATCCCCATTCCATACAACTGACCCTAAAATTAACAGTCCCCTCAAATTAAGAGCACCCCCAAATGCATATAAGATGCTTCTTTTATAATCTGAAGGCCCACTCCTTCCCTGCCAGCTGACACCCCCAGACCAGTCAGGTACTCACAACCAGTAACCTTCTACCTTCAAGCCAGGAGCCCCTGAAATTGGACAAGGCAACTGGACGCCAGCTTGTCCCCCAGGAGGGAAGAGGAACCCCCCCTCACATAGTCCACCTTCTAACATACACCAAGCAGGGCTCCCATGTGAGCCAGGCTTCTCCTTAAATAAGTCTCCCTCAACATCATTGGTGAACCTCAAAATCCACCAGATCCCCAAGTCACAGAATACCCCCcaattttccatttctctacaGGTACAAAGGGATCACTCCAGGGGGCACCTGTGGCCAAACCCAGCATTATCTCAGATGTGAACCCCAAACTAAATTatgaccccccctcccatctGCTGATGCTCTCATTCCAGGGCCCCCAGCCGCAGATTAGGCCTGACTAACCCCTCCCCACGAACTCATACCCTCCCCCGAGTTTACAGGGCCCCCTATCATGCTTACCTTGGTTGTCACTATACAGAGACAGTCCATGTTGGGGGGCCTGGCCGCGGCAGCGGGTAAGGGGCTCTGACTTCATCGGAATTTCGTTCCTCCCCTCCGTGGGTTCTCACCCCTCCCCCCTCCGCACCCCACTTTTGCAGGGGGGGCcaggatggggggaggggtgagaggggaaagagggggttggagaagggaagggtagAGGAgcgtgggagggaggggaagggggccctAAAAGGGGTCCccagtggaggggagggggcttaGGGAGTACACCCCGATTCTCAGGAGGGGCGGGGGCACCGGGGGCTGGCAGCCCCGGGGTTCGGGGGCTGGGGCATGAGctaaggtgggggaggggaactgGATGTCGGGGAGCCCCGGGGTAGGGGAAGGTCTTGCCTAACGGCCAGGGGCTAGGGGCCGTGGCGGGGGAGTAGGGTGGGGGGGTCGGAGGCGGCAGCGGCCGAGGGAGCCGTGGAGccgaggagggaaggggagagaggaggagagaggaagcagggggagggagggaggtagcGAAGAGCGAGAATGGGGGGGGTGCCTCGGTAGAGTTAACTCCTTCCGCGCTGGCAGGAACCCGGATAATGGGAAAGGAGATGGAGGCAGGAGCCCAGAGGCCCTGAGGCAAACATGGAGTCCCGGCCAGGCCCCAGCGAGGACAGCAGAGAGGCAGTGAGGAGGGAGTTTATTCCTCAGAGGAGGGAGCACCCACCCAGCCTCTCAAAGACTGGGAGCACCCAGGGTGGTTGAGATGCTGGAAAGAGGCCATGGTAGTGGGTAGGGAGTGCGGGAGGGGCTGGCAGGAGGGACCCCTGGGGGCCTAGGGCCCCCTCAGGATCTATAGGAGGGAACCTGGAAAGTGATTGCGTCCCGACTCTTACGCGCCTGAAACTGGGGCAGGTAAAGAAGAGGGGGAGCAGGAGCGCAAATGgactacaggactggaaagagAGCACTCCCCGCGGCCCTGACTCAGGAGGTGGCCCCCAGGGACCCCCAAGTCTCAGGTTCCTATTAGCAGTAGTCTGCTCACCCCTCCAGCCCTGCTGCACCCTCAGGAATTCAGAGCCCACCCCCCAATCCCCTTACCTGACTCTCTGAGATGGAAGCCTCATAATAGTCCAGGATGTCTGTCACAGGAACAGAGCTTGAGTTATCTctcccaccccaggcctccctggccacccCTGCCATCACCTCACCTCCATCCCCATCAGGTAAAGGAGGAACTCCTCCAGTCAACACTGGTGGACACTGATCCCTGATTTCCAGGTTCCCAACCAGCCCCCAAGTTCAGTAATCACCCTCGCAAGCACAGGCCAGCCCTTGTCACTGCTGCCCCTCAGAAAACTGGGGCTACTCACCCAGCAAGGCTTGGAAGAGGTCACTGTGCAGCACCGTAAGGAGAGGGGGTGCCCATCGCAATAGTGGGGGCGCCAGGAGCCAGAGGGCCGACTTGGGAGCTGGTGAAATGCAAGTGAGGGGGAGGGGTTGGGacaaggaagagacagagggacCAACACACTCAGACACACTCACCTCCTCTTCCTCAGCCTTTGCCTTCTCACCCCAGACTCTCTAGAAAGGTCCAGGGAGAGGGATCCCTGggtcccaggccccaccccacccccaggcctccccTTCACAAGGACGCCTGTTTTTCACCTCTTGGTCCTGGTCCCTCAgacatctctctctcctctcactttAATCTCTCTAATCCACCAGGGTTGGAGCTGAGCTGTCTTCTCCCCACCCAGTGTGAGCTGTCAGGTAAAGTAGGCAGTCTCTGACCCGCCCACTGTCCCATTCCTCCAGGGTCCTCAGGTACTATCATCACCACCTCCTTACACCCTTGGCCTCTCTCCCCAAAGCCAGGCATGACCAGCACATTTTCCTGAGGGCCAGGAAAGAGGATTAGCCCCAGAGTGCTCTGCTTTGGAAGCCCTAAAAGAAAGGCAATTGTCACTGTCTCCTGTGTTTGTCCTTCGTGAGAATGGCAACAAGATGGTCATACATTACCTAGAATTTCTTGACCCAAAGctagacgtgtgtgtgtgtgtgtgtgtgtgtgtgcacgcgcgtgtgtgTAGGGGACAGGACATGAGAACTCTTACAGTTCCTCTCAGGCTTGggaagaatccatctgcccagAGGTCCAGCACATGGTCTCAGGGAAGAACAAGAGGGCACAGACAGAGATGTTCAGGAAGGTGTCAGAGACCCTAAGGGAAAGGCAGCAAACCTGGGGGGTCCTCTCTATTGTGAAAATTTAGGTGTTTCCAGAGTTAGTGACAACTCCTACGACTCAAGATAATATGCCTGGGCAATTCACACCCACCTGGAGTCACCCACTCCTTTATTTCCCTCCCTTTTGTCTTGGCGGAGACGGATTTGAGCAGGACCTCAGAGTCTTTCCATTCCCCTGCCTCTGGTATCTTTCTTACActtctctctttccatctctcccTTTTAACTCCAGCTGGGAAGTCCTCCCTTCAGTCTACCCTCCACCCCTCTGGGGGCAGATGCCTAAGTTCCTCCCTCTTCCGTCTCAGCCTATCTCATCACCCCTTCTGCTGGCTATGCTCTAGTTCGTACAAACTAGTTCATCTAGTTCGGATGAAGCTGTTTGGGGGATGACAACATTCGTTTGGAGATGACCCTAGGTCAACCAGATTGCAGGGGCTATATGGCGTTCCGGAACTACAACTCCCAGCATGCTCCGGTGGCCGGAAGCCCCGCCCGCCGTGACCCGATGCATTGTGGAGGATGAGTCAGGGACGGGAAACTAGACTTTGGCAGGCGCGCGACAGCTCTAGGTCAGCCTTTAGGGCGCCGGAGACCGAAGCGGTTCAGAGATGCGGGCAGCGAGAATGGCTCCGAGCATGGGGCGGCAGCTGCTGAGACTGCGGGCCGGAAGGTATGTGTGTGACAGAGGGGAGGGGGACAGGAAGCCCAGGCACTGAGCCAGGACTGAACACCTACTCCCCACAGCTCGTGGTCCAGTGCGCTCTTGGGGCAGCCCCGGCCCGGCCCTGCCCGACGACCCTATGCCAGTGGGGTCGCCCAGGTAAGTGACAGCGACCTTTAAGGGATGTGAGAGCCGGAGTCCGCTTCGGCTCCCACCTCCCCGCCGCCGGCAGGAGTCTCCCTCTTGGTCCCTCCTAGTCACCTGCCAGTCGCCTGGCGCCCAAAGTAGGGGAAAGGGCAAACCAGGGTGCCCTGAGGATTAAACTAGGTGAAAGGTGTCGGATGCGCCCTCCCCTCTTCCGCTTTGCTCTTTTTGGCACTTCGGAATCCCTTTCCCTGGCCTCCTTAACCTTCCCTTTCCCCAGGCGGCTGTGGACCAGTCTGATTCCCAGCCTTCTGAGGCTTCCACCAGGGAAAAACGGGCCAACTCGGTACGTGGCTCCAAGCTGTGGAGGATCTAAACCGGGGGCAGACCCACCCCACACTGTTCCCTGAcacccctttccttctccctgcGCAGGTATCTAAGTCCTTTGCTGTGGGGATGTTCAAGGGCCAGCTCACCACCGATCAGGTGTTTCCATACCCGTCTGGTAAGGAAATGAGTAGGCAGAGCCGGGCGGAGATGGGCAGCTTCCCCTGACCGCCTGGCCTGACCTGCCCTGCCTTCTCGCCACTCCCACCACCGCAGTGCTCAACGAGGACCAAACACAGTTTCTCAAAGAGCTGGTGGGGCCCGTGACCCGATTCTTTGAGGTGAGCAATGCCAGCCTGAGGAATAGAGGGCGTGGTTCCCGATGGAGAGAGGTTAAGGAGCCTGGAGGTGAGATCCTGTGCCTTCCCTAGGAGGTGAACGATGCTGCCAAGAATGACATGCTGGAAAGAGTGGAGGAGACCACCATGCAAGGTCTCAAGGAGTTGGGGGCCTTTGGTCTGCAAGTACCCAATGAACTGGGTGGCGTGGGCCTCTGCAACACCCAGGTGAGGGAGTCCCCACGCTCAACTCCTGCGTCCCAGTCTTCTACTTTCTTGCCCCTGGGGCAAAGGTCTCTGCCATGAGCTGCCCTGGGGGCCTGTGGGATGTTTCTTAACACAAAAATACTTGCAGTTCCCAAGGGTCATGGACCTCACCCAGGTTCCCAAGTCCTAATGGATCTCGAATGTGGGGATTGCCTGAGGATATGGTAGGGTACTTGCCTCCCACCAAGACCTAGAACAGACCTGCCAGTGTCCTCTGCCATTGGCCCACTTGTTCTGTCTACTCACTTTGCAGGGACACCCAAGTTGGGTTCTTTCCTGCTGCCCATACTTCCCTGTTAAGAGCGGGTCCCCATTTAGCCAATTACAGCCCCTAATGCCTGTTTCCCCTCCAGTATGCCCGATTGGTGGAGATCGTGGGCATGTATGACCTTGGTGTGGGCATCGTCCTGGGGGCCCATCAGAGCATCGGTTTCAAAGGCATCCTGCTCTTCGGCACAAAggcccagaaagaaaaatacctccCCAAACTGGCATCTGGTGAGGCAGCCCTAGAAAAGCCAGAGATTGGGGCTTGGCAGATTAGGCCAGCTGTACTTAGATCACTGCATAGCTGGGTGTGTTGGCTAGGGTAGGGGGGTCGGGGAGATTCTGGGAAAAGACATTCAGAATTCACTGAATATTGCCAGAGGCCTTAAAGAGGGATGGTTGTGCTCCAGGGGTGGGTGGTGGCACCAAAGTGCCTTCCGTGCCCATCGGAACCCAGGGTAAAGGAGCGCTCTCTCCAACAGGGGAGACTATAGCTGCTTTCTGTCTAACGGAGCCCTCCAGTGGATCAGATGCCGCGTCCATCCGATCCTCAGCTGTGCCCAGCCCCTGTGGAAAATACTATACCCTCAACGGAAGCAAGATTTGGATCAGGCActcttccatttctctctcctctccacctTCTGCCCAGTCCAGGCCCCACTGCTCCATCCTCCATGCCCTGACCACCTCTCATTTTTCCACAGTAACGGGGGCCTGGCAGACATCTTTACGGTCTTTGCCAAGACACCAGTTACAGACACAGCCACTGGCGCTGTGAAGGAGAAGATCACAGCTTTTGTGGTGGAGAGGAGCTTTGGCGGCGTCACCCAGTGAGTGGGCTGGGGTGGAAGAGGGGGAGCCAGGGAAGCGGTGGTACCGAGTTCCAGGGCAGATGGCTGCCATAGGTCACCCTGGGGATGTGTGCAAAACCCAGAGCATCTGGATAGCATGTTCCCTCTGGGCCTAGCATGTAGGAAACTGATTTCAAGTTTGGCTCCACCAACCATTGAGCCCAGAGCACAGCAGCAGGATAAAGCCAGGCCTCCTCAGCCCTCTGGGTATGCAGGGGAATGCTGCCTGTACCTCTTTCGGGCTGGATCATAAGGAATGAGGGACTAATTCCCTCCACCCCAATGGCAATTTCTCCATCCTGTCACAGTGGGCCCCCTGAGAAGAAGATGGGCATCAAAGCCTCAAACACAGCAGAGGTGTACTTTGACGGAGTACGGGTGCCAGCAGAGAACGtactgggggaggtggggggcggctTCAAGGTCGCCATGCATATTCTCAACAATGGAAGGTTTGGCATGGCTGCAGCCCTGGCAGGCACCATGAAAGGCATCATTGCTAAGGCGGTGAGTACCCTGCCTGTCCCAGGCCAGCCTGAATCTAAGCCTAAGTCATACTGTCTCCCTTTCCATGTGTCCCTGTCCCCTGCAGGCCCTCCCTCCACAAGAGACCCCTCCCCACCAGCAGATCACTTAGGTCTCCATCCATCCTGGACTGACTCTTGACTGTGGCCAAAGCCCATCCCTCCCAGTGCAGCCCAGCCCCCCTCCCAGAAAGAGGAGACTAGAGAACCATAGTGGGACACATGTGTCCTCTTCCAGGTGGATCATGCTGCTAACCGTACCCAGTTTGGAGAGAAAATTCACAACTTTGGGCTGATCCAGGAGAAGCTGGCCCGGATGGCTATGCTGCAGTATGTGACTGAGGTGAGGGCCGCCCCCTTGTCCCCAGAGCTCTTCTTCCCAGATGGGTCAGACTACAACCCCCAGCAGCACCTGGGGCAGTGGGTCTCCAGCTTTACACCAATGCCCTAGGGGATGCGGGGAGGCATAGCCAGTTCAGCTTCCGCAGGATGGGGAGAGCCATGCTGTTCCACCGAGGTGCTTCCAGAGGTCCCTGAAGTGCAGTCTATCCCACTCCGCCCTCATCACTTCATCCCTTCCAAGAAGTCAAATGCCTGCAAGCCCCTGATGAAATGACCGGGGGACCAAATGCTCGGACGTGCCTAAGCCATGGCACTGGAAGGTGAAGGGAAGGGTCAAAGGCCAAGGCAGACCTGGTCTTGTAAGATCTGGGTGACCAGATCAAGTCTGATGCagcttttttccatttcactttcTATGTCCCAACCTCAGTCCATGGCATACATGGTGAGTGCCAACATGGACCAGGGATCCACGGACTTCCAGATAGAGGCCGCCATCAGCAAAATCTTTGGCTCGGTGAGGTCCCAGGCCTGTGGGCAGGGAGAGCCAGGTTTGGGAGCCTGGCTCCAAAAGCAATCTGGGGTGTTTCTGTTCCTAGGAGGCAGCCTGGAAAGTGACAGATGAGTGCATCCAAATCATGGGGGGCATGGGCTTCATGAAGGTACAGACGCTTCTCTGCCGGGGTGGCTGCAGGGCCAGGAGGAGGCAGGCGCATCCCAGCGGAGACGCGTGATCTGTCTTCTCCTGTGGTAGGAGCCTGGGGTAGAGCGTGTGCTCCGAGATCTTCGCATCTTCCGGATCTTTGAGGGGACAAACGACATTCTCCGGCTGTTTGTGGCTCTGCAGGGCTGCATGGTAAGAGGGAGGAGAATCAGGGGGAGTTGGTGGGGAGGACGGTGAGTCCTGACTATGGGGCTCTCCTCCCCCACAGGACAAAGGAAAGGAACTCTCTGGGCTTGGCAATGCTCTAAAGAACCCTTTTGGGAATGCCGGCCTCCTGCTAGGAGAGGCAGGCAAACAGCTGAGGCGGTAAGCTTAAAAACCAGGGTGTGGTGGGGCGGGGCAGTGCATGGCAACTAACCAGTCACCCTCTGGCTTCCTCTTAAggcgggcagggctgggcagtggCCTGAGTCTCAGCGGCATCGTCCACCAGGAACTGAGTCGGAGTGGTGAGCTGGTACGTATGCAGTCAAGGTGGAGGGGCAGCCTGCATCAGAAGCTGAGGGGCCAGAACCGGGCCTCATCTCACCCCGGGCACCATCCCATCTCCTCAGGCAGTGCGGGCTCTGGAGCAGTTTGCCACCGTGGTGGAGGCCAAGCTGATAAAGCACAAGAAGGATATCATCAGTGAGTGAGCACGAACTCATTCCCAccccctctttccttctccctccccctaaCCCActcactgcccccccccccaacccatcTACCTGGCAGATGAACAGTTTCTGCTGCAGCGTCTGGCAGATAGTGCCATTGACCTCTACGCCATGGTGGTGGTTCTGTCCAGGTGAGGAGGCAGTAGGGGAGACCTGAGtcgcagtggtggtggtggggggaggtccCTGGGCGAGGGTCACAGCCCAGATGTGTTTTTCTCCTGCTTCCCACTAGGGCCTCAAGATCCCTGAGTGAAGGCCACCCCACAGCCCAGCATGAGAAAATGCTCTGTGACAGCTGGTGTATCGAGGTGAGATCCAGAGTTACTAAGTACAGGGGGCTGGAGGGGATCAAGGGACAGGTCTGaaccccctccttccccctccctccccaggctgcGGCCCGGATCCGAGAGAACATGGCTGCTCTGCAGTCTGACCCCCAGCAGCAGGAGCTCTTCCGTAACTTCAAAAGCATCTCCAAGGCCCTGGTGGAGCGGGGCGGCGTGGTCACCAGCAATCCCCTTGGTTTCTGAGTACTCTCAATTACAGCCTGGCCCAAAATGTGCCTTTTCTCAAGCCAAAGCCCAGACCCCTTTCCTGCCCATCCTGGTTCTACCTTGAACGGGGCCCCAGCCCATGACTGTGCCTGCTCTCAGAGGGAGCACTTACTGCCTCACGAATAAAGTTTCCAACAAGTCACACTCTGCAACTGTATCTCTgtcctttcccttgctgcctgcctccctcccaaaGAAAGGAGCCAGAGGCGCAGGGAGTTTGCCCCTATTGCTTTATTTAGTGTTTATACAGGTGACTAAAATAAATAGAGTAACAAAAGCAGCTACACGGCCCCCAATACCAACTACCCCAGCTTCCTTTGACGGCTGTCTAGGGGAACCAACCCCCTTCCACGTCCCAGGGTACCAATGACTACCCTCCCACCCTGCTCAGGACAGAGCTGACTGGGCGAATGGATAAGGAGGTCACATTTAGGGGTTAGAAGGAGGGGGCCCAGGAGACAAGGATTcttcatataaaagaaaaattatctacTAAAAAAATAGTCCCCAAAATGTAAGAAAATCTATTTTAACCCCCCAAAAGGCTtataaaaaacaataaagctaAAAATAACCAAGGTCCCTTGTTGAACCCCAAAGAAAAGGGGAGGAACCAGGCACTGCTGGAAAGTCACAGTGGCAACAACCTCAcagcagacagcagcccacatGACAGGCTGAGTCCAAGCACCAGAGGAGTGATGAGCACATGATTGACAAGACATCCAATCACAGGACAGGAGCACCAAACACTGACAGCCGATCCAACGTGGCCCCACCATGGGCTCTACATGACATCCACAAAGAACTCACTGGGATTGCCCATGGCCATGTGGAAGCTTTGGCGGCTGGCGGTCAACTCTGGGGGCACAGAGCCCAGGTCTCGGACTGGAGGGGCCCCTGGAGGCTGCACTGCTGGAGggacagggggtgggggtggcggcaTCATGACCACCATCATGGGGTTATAAGGGAGGGCCATACCAGGAGGTGGGCCATAGGGATGCAGCCCTGGGTGGGCTCGGAGATTAGGAGCACCCCCTGATGAGCCCCTGGATGGGGGAGGGCCCCCGTCACCAGTCCCACCAGCTTCCCCACCCCGCCGAAGGCTGCCACCCCGGCTGGAAGGCTCAGACTCACTGCCACTGCCGGACTTGGACTCAGGGGCCCGATCCTCAGGCCTCCCCGTGCGCCCCGCCCCCCCATCACTTCGTGTCGACCCACTGCTCCGGCTCCCTGTGGGGAAAGGGGATAGGAGCAACTGAGCCACAGACCAGGTTCTTCGGCCTCCCCAGTCCCTgctccagcctctgctccttgGCTTTGCCTTGGCCCCCACATCCAGACCCAGCTATGTGGGGATTTGTCGGCAACTTACCCTCACTGTGCTGGCTGCTGGCACTGCCTCCACCGTAGGTGTAGGACGAGAGCTCATGGTAGGGTGGGGGCTGAGGACTGTATGGGTGTGGGGCTGGGTACTGGTATGAGAAAGTGGGCAGTAGGGGCCAGGGGGTGGCTCCAGGCAGAGGAGCCAAAGTATCCTGGTCTGAAGCGCCACTGGAGCCATCGTTGTCATTAAGAGACAGGTTGACTAGGTCTGGAAGGCAGAGAAGAGATCAAGGATCATTGCGCTGAGAAGCCAGGATGCCAAGACATCGAATGAGGAACCGGGAACGGCTTCCCCACAACCATCTGTGGCAGGGGTTAATGGGAGGGCCTCTGATAAGGAATGTCCCACCCGCCACAGCCGTCAGGGCAGGAACGTGGCCAGAGCCACCCTTAGTCCCACGTCTCCCCTCCCCAGCAGACACAACCCTGAACCTGCGCACAGCTCATCCAGCACAACAGAGGTGTATGTCAACCCCACGCCCATCATCAGCCAGTTCAGGGGCCAGTGA encodes:
- the ACADVL gene encoding very long-chain specific acyl-CoA dehydrogenase, mitochondrial gives rise to the protein MRAARMAPSMGRQLLRLRAGSSWSSALLGQPRPGPARRPYASGVAQAAVDQSDSQPSEASTREKRANSVSKSFAVGMFKGQLTTDQVFPYPSVLNEDQTQFLKELVGPVTRFFEEVNDAAKNDMLERVEETTMQGLKELGAFGLQVPNELGGVGLCNTQYARLVEIVGMYDLGVGIVLGAHQSIGFKGILLFGTKAQKEKYLPKLASGETIAAFCLTEPSSGSDAASIRSSAVPSPCGKYYTLNGSKIWISNGGLADIFTVFAKTPVTDTATGAVKEKITAFVVERSFGGVTHGPPEKKMGIKASNTAEVYFDGVRVPAENVLGEVGGGFKVAMHILNNGRFGMAAALAGTMKGIIAKAVDHAANRTQFGEKIHNFGLIQEKLARMAMLQYVTESMAYMVSANMDQGSTDFQIEAAISKIFGSEAAWKVTDECIQIMGGMGFMKEPGVERVLRDLRIFRIFEGTNDILRLFVALQGCMDKGKELSGLGNALKNPFGNAGLLLGEAGKQLRRRAGLGSGLSLSGIVHQELSRSGELAVRALEQFATVVEAKLIKHKKDIINEQFLLQRLADSAIDLYAMVVVLSRASRSLSEGHPTAQHEKMLCDSWCIEAAARIRENMAALQSDPQQQELFRNFKSISKALVERGGVVTSNPLGF